The Chitinophagaceae bacterium genome window below encodes:
- a CDS encoding family 43 glycosylhydrolase, producing MKKIISVILLLTAVKILPAQQMKPATSGNPIVKGWYADPEAAVFGKQYWIYPTYSAAYEEQVFFDAFSSTDLVHWKKHSRIVDTSSIKWAKRAVWAPAIIKKDRKYFLFFAANDIQNNNEYGGIGVAVSDKPEGPFRDYLGKPLIDKFHNGAQPIDQFVFKDKDGKYYIIYGGWKHCNIARLKDDFTGFIPFEDGTVFKEITPDNYVEGPIMFIRKNKYYFMWSEGGWGGPNYSVAYAIADSPFGPFQRIDKILQQDSAVATGAGHHSVIHNPKDNSWYIVYHRRPLGETHHNHRATCIDRMYFDEKGFIKPVKISFEGVGRNTLK from the coding sequence ATGAAAAAAATAATTAGCGTTATTCTGTTGCTTACTGCTGTAAAAATTTTACCTGCACAACAAATGAAACCTGCAACATCAGGTAACCCAATTGTAAAAGGCTGGTATGCCGATCCTGAAGCGGCAGTGTTTGGGAAACAATACTGGATCTATCCAACGTATTCTGCTGCGTATGAAGAACAGGTTTTCTTTGATGCATTTTCTTCAACTGATCTTGTTCATTGGAAAAAACACAGCCGCATTGTTGATACGTCTTCCATCAAATGGGCAAAGCGTGCAGTATGGGCACCGGCAATCATCAAAAAGGATAGAAAGTATTTTTTGTTTTTTGCTGCCAATGATATTCAAAACAACAATGAGTATGGTGGAATTGGTGTAGCAGTTTCAGATAAACCTGAAGGCCCATTCCGTGATTACCTGGGCAAACCATTGATTGATAAATTTCACAATGGAGCACAGCCAATTGATCAGTTTGTATTTAAAGATAAAGACGGGAAATATTATATCATCTATGGGGGATGGAAGCATTGCAATATTGCAAGACTGAAAGATGATTTCACCGGTTTTATTCCGTTTGAAGATGGAACAGTGTTTAAAGAAATTACTCCTGATAATTATGTGGAAGGCCCCATCATGTTTATCCGTAAAAATAAGTATTATTTTATGTGGAGTGAAGGAGGCTGGGGTGGGCCCAATTATTCAGTTGCCTATGCAATTGCTGATTCACCTTTCGGGCCTTTTCAGCGCATTGATAAAATTCTGCAGCAGGATTCTGCAGTTGCAACAGGAGCCGGGCATCATTCCGTAATACATAATCCGAAAGATAACAGCTGGTATATTGTTTATCACAGAAGACCATTGGGAGAAACACACCACAATCACAGGGCAACCTGTATTGACAGAATGTATTTTGATGAAAAAGGATTCATCAAACCGGTTAAGATCAGTTTTGAAGGAGTGGGCAGAAATACATTAAAATAG
- a CDS encoding AAA family ATPase has protein sequence MHLHIQTLLQCISLEEKEQAQRYSLDQQHTLKQLKAEGLALHPIIVTRKNFGYADYPEISFKLSFPPEANMFKDGAAIECFISGEDPVKGILISLDGKNGEFRLFAPDFPDWIEDNGVGIKLAPDTRTSSIMKKVLNELDKNQALYKLFEQLHEDASKTSVSPVIKNAQLTFINQKLNESQQQAVTAITQNEQITIVHGPPGTGKTTTLIEAILQLIKNSEKVLVSAPSNTAVDNISKGLIEKGVKLLRVGNTSKVDETIFPHTPEGKLSNSKQQKEIKQLKIRAEEFRKMALKYKRSYGKAEREQRNLLFKEVKNIRTEIKKLQAYNEEKLFEEADVIAGTPIGLYDARLNHLLFQTIVIDEAGQFIEPLAWCIFPMANKIVLAGDHWQLPPTVLSNEAARLGFNRSILETAIEKVKAVFLLNIQYRMREVIAGFSSNYFYNSLLLTAAHLKNKGVHLTFIDTAGSGFNEVHGPDGSSLQNKGELQIIQKLIETESLDLSTTAVISPYAGQVTAAKELFPKQLRISTIDSFQGQEKETIIVSLVRSNDEGIIGFLNDYRRMNVAITRAKEQLFVIGDSATLGGDNFYNSFLTYIEKAGMYRTVWEFEL, from the coding sequence ATGCATCTGCACATCCAGACATTATTACAATGCATCAGCCTGGAGGAAAAAGAACAGGCACAGCGTTACAGCTTAGATCAGCAACACACGTTAAAGCAACTGAAAGCCGAAGGACTTGCCCTGCACCCCATCATTGTTACGAGGAAAAACTTTGGCTACGCCGACTATCCGGAAATCAGTTTTAAACTCAGCTTTCCACCCGAAGCAAATATGTTTAAAGATGGTGCAGCCATTGAATGTTTTATTTCTGGTGAAGACCCGGTGAAAGGAATATTGATCAGTTTAGATGGCAAGAATGGTGAGTTCCGTTTGTTTGCTCCCGATTTTCCTGACTGGATTGAAGATAATGGTGTTGGAATTAAACTGGCACCTGATACAAGAACCAGCAGCATCATGAAAAAAGTGTTGAATGAACTGGACAAGAATCAGGCACTGTATAAACTGTTTGAGCAGTTGCATGAAGATGCATCAAAAACTTCTGTATCACCTGTAATTAAAAATGCACAACTCACTTTCATAAATCAAAAGCTGAATGAAAGTCAACAGCAGGCAGTTACTGCAATTACTCAAAATGAACAGATCACTATTGTACATGGCCCGCCCGGCACAGGAAAAACAACCACTTTAATTGAAGCCATTCTTCAATTAATTAAAAACAGTGAGAAAGTGTTGGTATCAGCACCAAGTAATACTGCCGTTGATAATATTTCTAAAGGGCTCATTGAAAAGGGAGTGAAATTATTAAGGGTTGGTAATACAAGTAAAGTTGATGAAACTATTTTTCCTCATACACCTGAAGGAAAGCTATCAAACAGTAAACAGCAGAAAGAAATTAAGCAATTAAAAATAAGAGCAGAAGAATTCCGTAAGATGGCGTTGAAATATAAACGCAGTTATGGCAAGGCTGAACGGGAACAACGGAATCTTCTGTTTAAAGAAGTAAAAAACATCCGAACAGAAATAAAAAAACTGCAGGCTTACAATGAAGAAAAATTATTTGAAGAAGCTGATGTAATTGCAGGTACCCCAATTGGATTGTATGATGCAAGACTGAATCATCTCCTCTTTCAAACCATTGTAATTGACGAAGCCGGGCAATTTATTGAACCATTAGCCTGGTGTATTTTTCCAATGGCAAATAAAATTGTTTTGGCAGGTGATCACTGGCAACTCCCTCCTACTGTATTAAGTAATGAAGCAGCAAGGCTTGGTTTTAACCGATCAATTTTAGAAACAGCTATTGAAAAAGTAAAAGCTGTTTTTCTGCTGAACATACAGTACAGGATGCGGGAGGTAATTGCAGGGTTCAGCAGCAATTATTTTTACAATAGTCTGTTATTAACAGCTGCTCATTTAAAAAACAAAGGAGTTCATCTAACATTTATTGATACAGCTGGCTCAGGTTTTAATGAAGTGCACGGACCTGATGGAAGCAGTTTGCAAAACAAAGGCGAATTGCAGATTATTCAGAAATTAATTGAAACAGAATCGCTTGATCTGTCAACCACTGCAGTCATTTCTCCCTATGCCGGACAGGTAACAGCCGCCAAAGAATTATTCCCAAAACAACTCCGCATCAGCACCATTGACAGTTTCCAGGGACAGGAAAAAGAAACCATTATCGTATCACTTGTACGCAGCAATGATGAAGGGATCATTGGTTTTTTAAATGATTACAGAAGAATGAATGTTGCCATCACCCGTGCAAAAGAACAATTGTTTGTAATTGGCGACAGCGCTACTCTGGGTGGAGATAATTTTTATAATTCTTTTTTAACTTACATTGAAAAGGCAGGTATGTACAGGACAGTTTGGGAATTTGAGCTGTAA
- a CDS encoding DUF1343 domain-containing protein — translation MKVIYVLIAGVAGLFMFQSIAVKQDRHLIETTKNQIFTGADQTDKYISYLKDKRVAVLANPTTIIGQKHLVDSLLTRGINIVKVFGPEHGFRGNASAGVKVKDEKDPVTGVKVISLYGPKRKPSKEDMADVDIMIFDIQDVGCRFYTYINVLSHIMEACAENNKELLILDRPNPNGYLVDGPVLDMKLKSGIGMFPIPVAHGMTIAEFAQMINGEGWLPGKMKCKLKIITVANYNHDLAYTLPVKPSPNLNTQQSIMLYPSTCLFEGTALNHGRGTYFPFTVFGSPFLKGKFSFSYTPVSIPGMSETPLHMNTVCYGLDLRAYDINKLRKAKRINIQWMKDLYAAFPAKEKFFDRSQSKEMGDIDKLSGSSDFRKQIIAGKSIKEIQDSWEPGLSKYKAMRKKYLLYP, via the coding sequence ATGAAAGTTATATACGTACTGATAGCAGGAGTTGCAGGTTTGTTTATGTTTCAATCAATTGCTGTTAAGCAGGACAGGCACTTGATTGAAACAACTAAAAATCAGATCTTCACAGGTGCCGATCAAACCGATAAATATATTTCTTACCTGAAAGATAAGCGTGTTGCTGTGCTGGCTAATCCAACCACTATCATCGGGCAAAAACATTTGGTTGACAGTTTGCTTACCAGAGGTATCAATATTGTGAAAGTATTCGGGCCTGAACATGGTTTCCGTGGAAATGCAAGTGCAGGTGTGAAAGTAAAAGATGAAAAAGATCCCGTAACAGGAGTAAAAGTGATTTCATTATATGGCCCGAAACGCAAACCTTCCAAAGAGGATATGGCCGATGTTGATATTATGATCTTCGATATTCAGGATGTTGGTTGCAGGTTTTATACCTACATCAATGTGCTGAGTCATATCATGGAAGCCTGTGCAGAAAATAATAAGGAACTTCTGATTCTTGACAGACCCAATCCCAATGGATATTTAGTTGACGGCCCTGTGCTGGATATGAAACTGAAATCGGGCATTGGTATGTTTCCAATTCCTGTTGCCCATGGAATGACCATTGCGGAATTTGCTCAAATGATCAACGGAGAGGGATGGTTGCCCGGAAAAATGAAATGCAAACTGAAAATTATCACAGTTGCCAATTACAATCATGATCTGGCTTATACTTTGCCGGTAAAACCTTCTCCCAATTTAAATACGCAGCAAAGTATTATGCTGTATCCTTCAACCTGTTTGTTTGAAGGAACTGCCTTGAATCATGGACGTGGTACTTACTTTCCTTTTACTGTATTCGGCAGCCCATTTTTAAAAGGTAAATTCAGTTTTTCTTATACACCGGTAAGTATTCCCGGTATGAGTGAAACGCCTTTGCATATGAATACAGTTTGTTATGGACTTGACCTCAGGGCTTATGATATCAACAAGCTCCGTAAAGCAAAGCGGATCAATATTCAATGGATGAAAGATCTGTACGCAGCTTTTCCCGCCAAAGAAAAGTTTTTTGACAGGAGCCAGAGTAAGGAGATGGGTGATATTGATAAATTGTCCGGCAGTTCTGATTTCAGGAAGCAAATCATTGCAGGCAAATCAATCAAAGAAATTCAGGATTCCTGGGAACCCGGGTTATCAAAGTATAAAGCCATGCGGAAGAAATACCTGCTGTATCCCTGA